In Janthinobacterium sp. B9-8, the genomic stretch ATGGCGTTTTGCCTCTTTATCAGCGCCAAGGCTTTGCAACGGTGGCGGTGGGCGAGCTGCTTCATCGCGCATTTTTAAGTGCTGAGGTCAATGAGGTCTTGGCGCAAATCAACCCAGGTAATGCTGCTTCAATCAAGGTGGTGCAAAGATTGGGGTTTGAGCGTGGTGAGTGCCTTACTGACGAGGACGGCGAGCCACTGCAGCAGTGGGTCGCTGCCCGTAAGCACTTTAAGGCATAGTTCGGGTTGTTGGTGGTAAGTTTTTTGCAGATTACTTTGTGCTGATAAGTTGTTTTTGCATAAAAAAGCGAGCGAACCCCTTGGGGTAGTCTGCTAGCTCACCAAAGCAGCTATAGCCAAGTTGCTCATAAAAGCCTCTTGCTTGAAATTCAAATGTATCGAGCCATGCGCCGTGGCAACCCCGCAAGATCGCTTCTTGTTCGGCTTGTTGGATCAGGGCTGTGCCAATGCCTTGGCCGCGAAGTGATTCTGGTACCACTAATAACTCTGTAAACAACCAGTCAAAGTGGGTGTGGCCCCATAGGCCGCCAATCACCTGATCATCTTTATCCCTTATCGCAATCACAAGGGGCCGGTGCTTGCTGGGGGCCGCTTGGCTTTGGTTGTACGCACGTAGTGGTGCAATGATTCCTTGATGGATCAGTTTGTCGTCTTGATCGCTGAGGCTAAGTGAGTATTGCTGCATATCTATCCTTGTGAAGGGGAAGTTTAATTGCCACGCACAATGGGGTTAATACCCATTGATTTGAGCTTTGCTGCTGCCGCATCGGCGCTGGCTTTGTCTTTAAACGGGCCAATTTGCACACGGGTTTCGGTGTAAGCGGGAACGCCCGCTGCTTTGAGTTGGCTGAGTAACTTCTCTGCGTTTTGTGCTTGCAAGAAAACGCCCGCTTGTACTGTGTAGCCATTGGGGGTGTGTGCCGCCGGGTAGGCAGGTGTCTGTGCAACAGGCGTTGCTGTGGTGGCTTGCGGTGTGGCTATGCCAGGTTTAAGGGGGGCTTCAGTCATTGGCGAGTTGATGGTGGGGAGGCTTGTGGCTGGTGCCGGTTTGCTGCCGGGTATTGGCGCGATGGGCTCTAACTTCAAAGTGGGCTTGTTGATAGGGGTGTTTGTTGGCGTGGGCAGGCTTTTGTGTGCTGCGCCAGCAATCAACCCAGATGCCGAGCTCGATGCAATGGGCGTGCTAATGCTTAAGGTGCTGCTGGCTTCTATCGCTGCACTGGCTGTGGGCGGAGCGCTGGGAATGGGGAGCGCTTCGGGTGTTGGCTCTGCGGTGGGTACTGCAATGGGGGTCGGGGTGTTGATCGCGCTTGGGGCGTCTTTCTGGCGATCAAGCCAGTTGATGCCAA encodes the following:
- a CDS encoding GNAT family N-acetyltransferase produces the protein MQQYSLSLSDQDDKLIHQGIIAPLRAYNQSQAAPSKHRPLVIAIRDKDDQVIGGLWGHTHFDWLFTELLVVPESLRGQGIGTALIQQAEQEAILRGCHGAWLDTFEFQARGFYEQLGYSCFGELADYPKGFARFFMQKQLISTK
- a CDS encoding GNAT family N-acetyltransferase, encoding MQLQAISIVDLHACAQADADGLLPSFVAERAIQMLHAGVAEHWARPFYILRRFDQVVLGSCGFKHPPINGRIELGYGVLPLYQRQGFATVAVGELLHRAFLSAEVNEVLAQINPGNAASIKVVQRLGFERGECLTDEDGEPLQQWVAARKHFKA
- a CDS encoding SPOR domain-containing protein; this translates as MNDALDPILQQEAQRKLKVQLAWRLGIAATLIVLALFGINWLDRQKDAPSAINTPTPIAVPTAEPTPEALPIPSAPPTASAAIEASSTLSISTPIASSSASGLIAGAAHKSLPTPTNTPINKPTLKLEPIAPIPGSKPAPATSLPTINSPMTEAPLKPGIATPQATTATPVAQTPAYPAAHTPNGYTVQAGVFLQAQNAEKLLSQLKAAGVPAYTETRVQIGPFKDKASADAAAAKLKSMGINPIVRGN